attttcttttgtacttcacttttaataggatagatagaTGACTCAAGTTCAACCCAGTGAAAACTACGCAACGCTGCATGTGAGTAAATCTGTAATAACGGGTCAAACAAaagattaaactatatataacaCCTATATGTCTTAGATCTTATCCCTACTTGTTCAACTTGGAGCTAGCTTTTATATGTGTTGAACCCAAAAAGAATCCTACAGACCTTGTACTTTCAATATTTCGTTGGTCTTTCCTCATGCAGAAACCGAAAGCAATGTCTTTTCCAGACTAAAAGGATCAAGGCTAGGAGATCCTGGGGAAGTCAAGAAAGACAGCTACGAATGTTCtgtaaaacaataaaaatagcTTAGTAACTAAACCCTTGATGCCGAAAAACAAAATCATCTTGTGATTTAGATTAGGATCTGGCAGAACTCCCAATACACAGTTGTAAAAATATTCATGGCACATTCAACGTAAAATGGAAATCAGATAAGAGGCTACTGTTAAGATACTTGGATAACCAATGTTTAAGAAGTTTCCTTGACTGTGTTGCACTGTGGCCGTCTCTAGAGACATTGAACAGAGACCTAAGATCTTCCTTGTTCATTTCCAAAAGTCCAAAATTCGCCGGTTGTTGAACAGTACACACAAGTGCAGATGTTTGcttaacattttcaaaataatacaatgagaaatattataaatgaacCAGCTTTTAGTGTCATCAAACAAAGGCCTGTACTATTGTTCATGTACTCTGAGACCACAACAAGGTTTGTGTTTGAAATAGAGTTTTTAAAGGAGAATGAACTGAAACACAATACATTAACTTatagaaaaacataattaaacttattaaatcACATACTAATTATTTAATCATTTAATTAAGTAGAAGTTAAAATCGCAAAATTACTAAgcaaataaacaataaatagtAACTACAATTTTGGTTACATATTCCCATTCATTACCAATTTATTCTGATGATTGAATCACATTTCAACACTTACCAGCAAAAAATAAACTCATGCAAGAACATACAAAACCACAAAAGACAGGCAAAGAAGCAGAACAATAACAAGGGTAGGAAGCTTCTTATGAGGAGCTGAAGAATGAGGAACTTCAACAAGTCTTGAGATATCAAGTTGCTGCAGTGATCCTCTGTTTGTACTGAAACTCCACCCAACAATGTATTGATCACTGACCGCTGCACCTGTTGATGCAGAGAACCCAACAAACAGTCTTGAACTATTTCTAAAGACTTCTGTAAGATTGATGGGTTGTGACAGAAGAGGCCGACTTGGCTTCTGGACTTCAAGTGGAGCGATAGAAACATTGAGCACAGTGCCTTCATAATCCACCCAAACCTGTATAGGCTTCCCACTCAACAAGTTCATGCTTTCGTTTTTACCGTTTATGTCGGAATAGTAAGATGCTGAAGCGACTCCGAGAGATATAGGACTGTTCACATCAATCCCCACGTGATTGGTAATGACATCATTGAACTCAGGGTTCCATATAGTGTCAAGCTCAACAGCAAGAACGTGAGAAGAGGGAGATGATTCAAGTGCTGATGCGTTGAAAGCCCCCAAGTATCTTGTTGCCTCTGCGTGTGAGAAATCTCTTGAAGGAGATACTAGGAAGGCAATACCATGGCCACCTTCACGACCTTGCTTAGGCACCAGAGCACACACGAAATGCGTCGAGAAAGAGAGTGGTTTAGAGGAACTGAGCTCAACTGGTTTCTTGTAAAAAGCATGACCAATTTGATTCAGTGAAGTGTTTGTCAGCTGCAGTAATCCACTGGAAAGTACTTTTGCAGAAGCATCTAGATAAAGATCTTCTTGGTCAAGAAAGTTTTTATAGACAAACCTTGTTTCTTGTTGACTTGTTAAAGAGATGAgatgaagagaagagatgatCAGGATCTGAAGTAGCCAACGAGCCATTTTCTGATGATGAAAAAGAGAGTCAGGATCTAATGTGTACATCTTCTTTCACCACAAAACATTGCATCTTATAACCTTTCAAGGtggataaaaaaaatgaaacagagaaaaacGTGAGCTTCTATTTTAGTAATCAAAGACTAACAAACTTtctaatattgtttattttgataACAAGCTTCACAACGTGGTGTGGCTTTCAAAATATTTCgttttgacaatattttaaCTTGTAGATCTCAAATTTTGAATCAGAGTAGACAAACCGCGTCTGCGGCATGGAGCTACCATAAAACAATAGTATAATGCACCAACTTGAAGCTAACAAAATATACTATGGCCCTGACCTTCCGGTcgcagaataaataaaaatacattttttgtgATGATACTTCTAAGCAATTATGTGCGAGACCAAGAAGAAAGAAGGCTAGGAAAGTCTGGCATATGCATGACAACGATCTTTACATGATGAATATGACAACAGCTGATAGAAACTATAGGTAGGTCCTACCTTTTCAATCTAACCCTCTGCTCTAAAGTTGCAGGAGAATACATCTTCACAGTAACAACAACTCATAATCACTAAAACTAATATTGGAGAGGAAAAAAATAGACAATCACTACAACATAGTCTTCTTTCATGGGATGAAAAGAAGAGATCATCAGGATCTGAAGCAGTCTACAAGTCATTGCTGATGATGAATAAGGGAGTCTGGTCTTTGTTGAAGAACATAACCTTGCAAGCTGAAGAGAAAGCAAcaataatgaaaaaatattagcaTCATATGCAGTCGCCGTTTACAAACAGGAGTTAATGCCATGCTATAGTATTatataaatcaacaataaaGCTTTATCTGAGACaatatattaagttattaacTATAAGACCCAAGATCTACCCATTGAAACTACCGCAATGATGCATGTGGGTGTACCTAGAAACGGTAAAAACGGGCAAACAATATATTAAACATTAAGGGGggttattggtttaaaaattctaaaggagttttaaaattttgagaatccactattattggtttatagattttaaaagtcttactaaaatctattgttattggtttgatgACTTCTAAATTCCATTCAAATCCTTtgttattcataaagtttagtTATTATGGATTTTACTATTCCATTaaattctattgttattggaAGGTGGATTCCTTATATTTTTACTCATGAGACTAGACTTTGAAAATATCACATATACTCATAAGATTTCTGAAATCGgtgaaataagaaaaacatacacatattgaatatttatctACGTAAACACACTACACGAAACTCAATAATGGTGAAGCACCAAACTCACATGATCTgtaattcattatatttttttatagtttcatatttgacaaaacaaatgtttgatttaataatgGTGAAGAAATATAACTCATACGATAACTAGAATAGTGTTTCGAGAAAATCACAAAAGTCAAAGAAAATAAGACTGATTATTATCACAAGAAAACCAATAAGAAGAGGAACTCACCAAACATAAGGAAAATGAGAAATGTGTATCATTGTATCAAttgatgtttatatatatatatggtttttcgagattttatttttggaaaagttCTAGAGAGATTGTATACATTGCCTTATAActagaaatattttgaaaaatatattatgcaaatccatgataattaataaaatctgttgaaatCAATACAAAGTATTGATAGAAATTTGTTAACTCTACCTAACTTCTAAAAATCtgtaaacttttaaaatcactAAACTCCTTCTAAATTCTGACTCCAATAACCCCCCTAACTTACACTCCATCTGTTTCAATATAAATGATGTTTTAGAATTCATTTTTCCAGTTTAAATGATGTTTTCAATTTTCTATaaagaattttaatttattttgtttttgtaactaTTCATAGTCTATAGTatgattttgaaatatatatatatatatatatagtgttaaCTTTTTATGGGTTgagtttgttttaaaaaatgctattttgatgtaaaaataataatttaataaaaattataaaatttacttAATGTCCCAGAACtttaaacatcaaataaaacaaaacggAAGGATATATCTTAGACTAGAATTGTGTTATCTTTCAGTGGATTTGAGTCATTTGATCCAACTTGGAACTAGCTTATTGGATTTGACCCGAGGTCCTACTTCTTCAACTTggaactagttttttttttttttttttgctaaaccgTAAATATCATATTAACGAGAAGAAGATTTTACAAGATTCTTTTGCTAAACTATAGCTAGACCGAAACATCCATCTTATACACAGCATGAACTAGTTGTCACATGTTACATATATGTATGTCAGGCTCAACGACTACTAGATTGGTCTCTCTTGTATGTTGTGTTACAACATCATAGGTTGTTCAAACCCTGGCTTAATTAGGAACTAGAGCGCAAATGAAGTGTGTTGAGAAAGAGAGTAGTTGAGACGGACTGATGGACTGAGCTTTACTGGTTTCTTGTAGAAAACATGAGCCATTTAAGCTTAACATTTTCTTAAGTAACACAATTATCtgataaatattattaacaaacCAGCTTTCTTACAGATAACATTTCTTATCTGACAAAACATATTGAGGAGTAATGCCTGAGCACATATCTCATTCCAGTATTCGGTAAGAGTGAAAGAGGTACTTTGAGGATCTATATGTAATCTGAGAATTTTGTAGCCATTAACCAAACCTAAAAGGAAAAGCAACATCATGTTGGAAGCTGAAACACAATACATGAACTTAGagcagaaaaaaaataattaagtcGAAATTAAAATGGCAAATCACTAAGAAATAAATAAGGAATAGTAACTACAATTTTGGTTACATATTCCCATTCATTACcatttactctctctctctctctctctctcaattttcAATAACAATTCAACAACACTTACTATCAAAAGTAAAACTCATGCAATAATAGTCAACCCCACAATAGCCAGAATACCAAACAGAATAATAAACAGCGCAAGAAGCTTCTTATCTGTACCAGCAGGATAAGGAAGTTCAGCAATTCTTGAGGTATCAAGTAGCTGCAGTGATCCTCTGTCTGTACTGAAACTCCACCCCATAATGTATTGATCACTCACCGCGTTCCCCGTTGCTGCAGAGAATCCAACATGCAGTTTCGATATATTCGGAAATATCTTTGAAAGGTTAATGGGATGTGACAAAAGAGGCCGACTTGGCTTCTTGACTTTAAGTGGAGCTATAGAAACGTTGAGCACAGTGCCTTCATAATCCACCCAGACCTGTATAGGCTTTCCACTCAAGAGGTTCATGCtttcgtttttcttttctatatcGGAATAGTAAGATGCTGGAGCCACTGCGAGAGATTTAGGACTGTTCACATCAATCCCCACGTGGTTTTTCTTGGAATCTTTGAACTCAGGGTTCCAAATAGTGTCGAGCTCAACAGCGAGAACACGAGAAGAGGGAGATGATTCAAGTGTGGAAGCGTCGAAAACCCCCAAGTATCTCGTTGGCTGTGCGTGGGAGAAATCCATAGAAGGAGATACTATGAAGGCAATGCCATGACCGCCTTCGATACTCTGCTTTTTCACCAGAGCACACACGAAATGCGTCGAGAAAGAGGAACCGAGCTCAAGTGGTTTATCGTAGAAAGCATGACCGATTTGATACTTTGAAGTGTTTGTCAGCTGTAATATTCCATTGGGATGTACTTTTGCAGAAGCGTCTAGATAAAGATCTTCTTGATCAAGAAAGTCTTCAAAGACAAACGTCGTTTCTTTTTGACTTGATAGAGAGATGAgatgaagagaagagatgagcaAGATCTGAAGCAGCCAACTAGCCATTGCTGATGATGAAAAAGAGAGTTTTGGATCTGATGTGCAGATCTTCTTTCACCTCGAATCAATGCATCTTATAACCTTTCAAgcttgataaaaaaaatgaacataGAAAAACGTGAGCTTCTATTTTAGTAATCAAAGCCctatcaaaaaaaatttctaacatATTGTTGATTTTAATAACAAGCTTCACGTGGTTTGGTTTTCGAAAGATTCTAGTTTGAGACTATTTTAACTTGTAGATCTCAACTTGAATCAGAGTAGACAATCTCGTCTGCTGCAAAACGTTGTTTAAGATATGGAAGCagacaaaaataaatgatattctTAACATGGGAGcagacaaaatatatataataacatatcttaaacatgattaaaatagtGTTGGGAAGCAGGTCGGATTCGTCTCTGCTTGACCCGTCTTCATCCGACGTgttgactattttttttttcaaaaactttaaCGTGTATAacctataaataaaatttagtaaatcCTGTGgattaataataactaaaataaaaaatacttttatgtattttacataaaatattttaataatataaattgtatattataaaagtaaagtAATTTCCATTATGAATTATCTTCTATCATTTTCATTTTAGGAATCtctgttgaatttttttttatttaatctgGAGGTATCCGAACTTATAAAAGAGTTCAGATTAATTTTCAAGGGAAAATGCAGTCCATACAGAAAAAAACTCGTACTTACCATTTGGCCATGATGTTCTGAATAATCTCCGTTGAACTTTTCTTCCTTCAAATTGCACTCTTCCTAATATCTATTGTTATAAAAAAGGGATTGGATCCTTCTTAGACTATCCACGTCGATAACCGGATCACTAATTCGATCGACGTCTTGACGACACCTGTCCAGATTAATAAAATGCAGAGTTTCATTTAATTACAATTGATATTGAGTTAATTATATTTGGGCCCAAAATCAAGACAAAAATAGGTTTATAATGTTTTCATCATCCTCCCGACAAACAATTTTAGGGTTCATCGGATCCAGGACTTTTGAATTTTGTCTACCAACAATGGTGGTTCTGAGATTGCCTAAGACTCAGTGATTCATTGTTAATCTTTCCCTCAGACTCTGATCATGTTTTTCAGTCTTTAATTTCACTTCCGATTACAACTCGCACTGATTCAACATCATTAACCAAAACTTAAAGCTTCATGCCCAATACAACCACAATCTCAAATTCAATGAATCTTATCCATCTTTAAGACAGTGATTTTTCCCTATAAAAAGGTTAGGATTCATCCCTTGAACATCAGCGTCACAGTTCATAATATCTAGAgagattttatttttcagtATAATGGCTGTCTCATCTGTTTTGCTCTTTGATTTGAAGTTGTGGCTTCCATAGAGTTTTCAAATAtggtttacaaatttttatcTGTAATCTGACTAGAAGTAGATTGCtgaaatatatgtgtatattagAGACTACtgattgaaaagttaatatagGTGATGGATGTGGTATACTGAAATTTGATTCTGATATTTTATACCATTAAAAGTATGTCAGAATTTTATGTACTTTTAACTATTTGTCATATGATAGTGcaagttgataaaaaaaaaagttatatgatAGTGTACCTCTTTGTCTCTTTGCGCTCTGGTTCTTTTACTTGAAACATAAAGTCAGTTTTGAGAGGAGATATAGAGGAGGGGACAGAAGAAACTATTGGCTGAACCTTATCGTCCGCCACGCCACATACTCTGCATGCAGTTCTTTAGAGCATCTCTTACCCTATACTATATTTGATTCtatactctataatagagtaaaatctACTCCAACCCATCTTTATTtcttcctctaaaatagagatttgctatttttacctctatatttagagtaaaaaatagcattcctctacAATAAAGGCATgcttttttatttgcaaaatagTCCTTAAACTTTTTgtgattataaataaaatacatgtttatggacaaatataatactttttacATATGA
The sequence above is drawn from the Raphanus sativus cultivar WK10039 chromosome 7, ASM80110v3, whole genome shotgun sequence genome and encodes:
- the LOC108815088 gene encoding L-type lectin-domain containing receptor kinase I.9-like, producing the protein MARWLLQILIISSLHLISLTSQQETRFVYKNFLDQEDLYLDASAKVLSSGLLQLTNTSLNQIGHAFYKKPVELSSSKPLSFSTHFVCALVPKQGREGGHGIAFLVSPSRDFSHAEATRYLGAFNASALESSPSSHVLAVELDTIWNPEFNDVITNHVGIDVNSPISLGVASASYYSDINGKNESMNLLSGKPIQVWVDYEGTVLNVSIAPLEVQKPSRPLLSQPINLTEVFRNSSRLFVGFSASTGAAVSDQYIVGWSFSTNRGSLQQLDISRLVEVPHSSAPHKKLPTLVIVLLLCLSFVVLYVLA
- the LOC108815299 gene encoding L-type lectin-domain containing receptor kinase I.9-like; translation: MASWLLQILLISSLHLISLSSQKETTFVFEDFLDQEDLYLDASAKVHPNGILQLTNTSKYQIGHAFYDKPLELGSSFSTHFVCALVKKQSIEGGHGIAFIVSPSMDFSHAQPTRYLGVFDASTLESSPSSRVLAVELDTIWNPEFKDSKKNHVGIDVNSPKSLAVAPASYYSDIEKKNESMNLLSGKPIQVWVDYEGTVLNVSIAPLKVKKPSRPLLSHPINLSKIFPNISKLHVGFSAATGNAVSDQYIMGWSFSTDRGSLQLLDTSRIAELPYPAGTDKKLLALFIILFGILAIVGLTIIA